A region of Vitis riparia cultivar Riparia Gloire de Montpellier isolate 1030 chromosome 1, EGFV_Vit.rip_1.0, whole genome shotgun sequence DNA encodes the following proteins:
- the LOC117923011 gene encoding protein NSP-INTERACTING KINASE 1-like, protein METLRRETVLCFVAFLCLWNSASALLSPKGVNFEVQALMSIKNSLIDPRSVLENWDKDAVDPCSWNMITCSDDKLVISLGTPSQNLSGTLSPSIGNLTNLQTVLLQDNSISGPIPSELGRLSKLHLLDLSNNFFTGEIPTSLSHLKSLQYLRLNNNSLSGAIPSSLANMTHLAFLDMSYNNLSGPVPGFAARTFNIVGNPLICPTGTEKDCFGRPTPLPVSISMNNSQSSQPSARPKSHKVALAFGSSLGCICLLILGFGFLLWWRQRHNQQIFFDVNEQYREEVCLGNLRRFPFKELQIATNNFSSKNILGKGGFGNVYKGYLQDGTVVAVKRLKDGNAIGGVIQFQTEVEMISLAVHRNLLRLYGFCMTTTERLLVYPYMSNGSVAYRLKAKPALDWSTRKRIALGAARGLLYLHEQCDPKIIHRDVKAANILLDDYCEAVVGDFGLAKLLDHRDSHVTTAVRGTVGHIAPEYLSTGQSSEKTDVFGFGILLLELITGQRALEFGKAANQKGAMLDWVKKIHQEKKLDMLVDKDLKANYDRIELEEMVQVALLCTQYLPSHRPKMSEVVRMLEGDGLAEKWEATQRAEATRCKANEFSSSERYSDLTDDSSLLVQAMELSGPR, encoded by the exons ATGGAAACACTGAGAAGGGAAACTGTTCTGTGCTTTGTGGCTTTTCTCTGCTTATGGAATTCCGCAAGTGCTTTGCTCTCTCCCAAAGGCGTCAACTTTGAAG TGCAAGCTTTGATGAGTATTAAAAATTCGCTGATAGATCCTCGCAGCGTGCTTGAAAATTGGGATAAAGATGCCGTTGATCCATGTAGCTGGAATATGATCACTTGTTCTGATGATAAACTAGTCATTAGCCT AGGAACCCCAAGTCAGAACTTATCCGGTACTCTTTCCCCAAGCATCGGAAACCTAACAAATCTCCAGACAGT ACTCCTACAGGATAACAGCATATCAGGACCAATTCCCTCAGAGCTTGGAAGGCTATCAAAGCTTCACCTGCTCGatctttctaataattttttcactGGAGAGATCCCCACTTCCCTATCTCATCTCAAAAGCCTCCAGTACCT GAGGCTAAACAACAACAGTCTCTCCGGAGCAATTCCTTCATCCTTGGCTAATATGACTCACCTCGCGTTTCT GGACATGTCCTACAATAATTTGAGCGGTCCTGTACCAGGGTTTGCTGCCAGAACATTCAA CATTGTTGGAAACCCTCTAATATGTCCAACCGGGACTGAGAAAGACTGCTTTGGGAGACCAACACCGCTGCCCGTCTCTATTAGCATGAACAATTCTCAAA GCTCTCAACCTTCTGCAAGACCTAAAAGTCACAAGGTTGCCTTAGCATTTGGGTCAAGCCTAGGATGCATCTGCCTACTGATTCTCGGATTCGGGTTTCTTCTCTGGTGGAGGCAGAGGCACAACCAGCAAATATTCTTTGATGTTAACG AACAATATCGTGAAGAAGTTTGCCTTGGAAACTTGAGGAGGTTTCCATTCAAAGAACTTCAAATTGCCACCAACAACTTCAGCAGCAAGAACATACTTGGAAAGGGTGGTTTCGGGAATGTCTACAAAGGATATCTCCAAGATGGTACCGTTGTAGCCGTGAAAAGGCTAAAAGATGGAAATGCCATTGGAGGGGTGATCCAATTTCAAACTGAAGTGGAGATGATAAGCCTTGCAGTGCATAGGAATCTCCTAAGACTTTATGGATTTTGTATGACGACGACAGAGCGGCTCTTGGTTTACCCCTACATGTCAAACGGCAGCGTTGCTTATCGTCTTAAGG CCAAGCCAGCATTGGACTGGAGTACAAGGAAAAGAATTGCCTTGGGGGCCGCAAGGGGTTTATTGTACCTGCACGAGCAGTGTGACCCCAAGATAATTCACAGGGATGTGAAGGCTGCAAATATCTTGCTGGATGACTACTGTGAGGCCGTAGTAGGAGATTTTGGtctggcaaagcttttggatcACCGGGATTCGCATGTCACAACAGCTGTTAGGGGTACTGTGGGGCATATAGCTCCAGAGTATCTCTCAACAGGCCAGTCCTCGGAAAAAACAGATGTTTTTGGATTTGGGATCCTTCTACTTGAATTAATTACCGGCCAAAGAGCTCTAGAATTTGGGAAAGCAGCAAACCAGAAAGGAGCTATGCTGGACTGG GTGAAGAAAATTCACCAGGAAAAGAAGCTGGATATGCTAGTGGACAAGGATCTGAAGGCCAACTATGACAGAATAGAGCTGGAGGAAATGGTTCAAGTAGCTCTCTTGTGCACCCAATACCTTCCGAGTCACAGACCTAAAATGTCTGAAGTGGTTCGAATGCTTGAAGGAGATGGGCTCGCAGAGAAATGGGAAGCGACTCAAAGGGCGGAAGCAACCAGGTGCAAAGCCAATGAGTTCTCCTCTTCAGAAAGATACTCTGATCTTACTGATGACTCTTCATTGCTGGTGCAAGCAATGGAGCTCTCTGGACCCAGGTGA
- the LOC117910691 gene encoding F-box/FBD/LRR-repeat protein At1g13570-like isoform X1 has translation MDDAPKLDLISNLPLSIIESILVRLPIREAVRTSILSSKWRYRWSGITDLVFEDDLFLLNDKLKKFITQVLLLHAGPIHKFQITTSNLRICPDIDQWILFLSRNDVKEILLELGECEWFTVPSCLFSCQKLTRLELVRCELHPPPTFKGFLHLKILNLHQVSITCEAIQSLVSSCPLLECLSLSYFDSLALNISAPNLKYLVLEGEFKEICLENTPGLVSVTVAMYMSDDVVEHFEQSSSCNFIKFFGGAPHLERLIGHIYFTKFLSIGNELGRHPITYHHLKNIELYQVSFEDIKEILVILRLIIYSPNLEELQISGSSNTSVSPEVLDLDFWENECPLDCAFKCLKTVKMTDISGLPHEMRFIKFLLENSPILEIMSITPSVYAIEGRMHMVTELLEFRRVSPQAKIKFVLD, from the exons ATGGATGATGCTCCAAAACTAGATTTGATAAGTAATCTGCCTTTAAGCATTATAGAGAGCATCCTTGTCCGGTTGCCTATAAGGGAAGCCGTGAGAACAAGTATATTGTCAAGTAAATGGAGGTACAGATGGTCAGGAATTACAGATCTCGTATTCGAAGATGACCTATTTCTTCTCAATGACAAGCTCAAAAAGTTTATCACTCAGGTTCTCCTTCTTCATGCTGGACCAATTCACAAGTTTCAGATTACTACTTCCAACTTACGAATCTGTCCTGATATTGACCAATGGATTCTTTTCCTTTCAAGAAATGATGTTAAAGAAATCCTTCTTGAATTAGGAGAGTGTGAGTGGTTTACTGTTCCTTCTTGTCTGTTCTCTTGTCAAAAATTGACTCGCTTGGAGTTGGTTCGATGTGAATTACACCCACCCCCGACTTTTAAAGGATTCTTGCATTTGAAGATTCTCAATCTTCATCAAGTTTCAATTACCTGTGAAGCTATTCAAAGTCTTGTTTCTAGTTGCCCTCTCCTAGAGTGTTTGTCATTGTCGTATTTCGATAGTTTAGCTCTCAATATTTCTGCTCCAAATCTCAAATACTTGGTCCTAGAAGGCGAATTTAAAGAAATCTGTCTTGAAAATACCCCGGGTTTGGTTTCTGTAACTGTGGCTATGTATATGTCTGATGACGTTGTTGAACACTTTGAGCAAAGTTCGAGTtgcaattttatcaaattttttggCGGTGCACCTCATCTTGAACGGCTCATTGGGCACATATACTTTACAAAG TTTTTGAGTATAGGTAATGAACTAGGAAGACATCCAATTACATACCACCATCTAAAGAATATTGAACTGTATCAAGTAAGTTTTGAAGACATAAAGGAGATACTGGTCATTCTTCGCTTGATAATATACTCTCCTAATTTAGAAGAACTTCAAATCTCG GGTTCCTCGAACACATCAGTGTCACCAGAAGTACTCGATTTGGATTTTTGGGAGAATGAATGCCCTTTAGATTGTGCATTCAAATGCCTTAAAACTGTGAAGATGACAGACATTTCTGGTCTGCCACATGAGATGagatttatcaaatttttactTGAGAACTCACCAATCCTCGAGATAATGAGCATTACACCCTCTGTATATGCCATAGAAGGAAGGATGCATATGGTAACAGAGCTGCTGGAGTTCCGACGAGTTTCTCCCCaagcaaaaatcaaatttgttcTAGATTGA
- the LOC117916037 gene encoding F-box/FBD/LRR-repeat protein At1g13570-like yields the protein MKRPCGPLDIISDLPNNIIENILMRLPICDAVGTSILSKKWRYKWLTLPHLVIDNALGKKLLGRQQSAKNELVSAVYQVLLLHKGPIVKFVLEVDELESCSDIDHWINFLSNHDIQEFTLSRAKTEHYKLPSYFFTFLHLRHLKLRGCAFRPPPRFKGFSKLISLQLEDILMDAETFGSLISSCPLLEQLTVSGYIPYDSLEISAPNLKSFSFTGDFGSICFKNTLLLAEVTVALCRVNKNVKHQSSNLIKIGRSLPAVEKLYLEGYFLEFLALGNVPKRLPILFNNLKVLHLDEMDFSNLDEILCSLCLITSSPNLEELRVVAYAGDIARDAVVEYFGTQNLSHHSLKRLQKVKMEEISNFEPELEFIKFILASSPSLEEMEVLRSEDTVDEDERKMWKELMRFRRASPKAEVIYLQ from the exons ATGAAGAGGCCATGTGGTCCTCTAGATATAATCAGTGACCTTCCAAACAATATAATAGAGAACATCCTAATGCGCTTGCCCATATGTGATGCAGTGGGAACAAGTATTTTGTCGAAAAAGTGGAGGTACAAATGGTTAACGCTTCCACATCTTGTAATTGACAATGCattgggaaaaaaattgttgGGAAGACAACAATCAGCCAAAAATGAACTTGTGTCAGCTGTGTATCAAGTCTTATTACTTCACAAAGGACCCATAGTTAAGTTTGTTCTGGAAGTTGATGAATTGGAAAGTTGTTCTGATATCGATCATTGGATAAATTTCCTATCAAACCATGATATTCAAGAATTCACCCTTTCCCGTGCAAAGACTGAGCACTATAAATtgccttcttatttttttacctttctACATCTCAGGCATTTGAAACTCCGTGGTTGTGCATTTAGGCCTCCACCTAGATTCAAAGGATTTAGTAAGCTTATTAGCCTCCAGCTTGAAGACATACTCATGGATGCTGAAACATTTGGTAGTCTAATCTCCAGTTGCCCATTACTTGAACAGTTGACAGTATCCGGCTACATCCCATATGACTCGCTTGAAATTAGTGCCCCTAATCTCAAAAGTTTCTCGTTTACTGGTGATTTTGGATCTATTTGTTTCAAAAATACACTACTCCTTGCAGAAGTTACCGTTGCTTTGTGTCGTgtgaataaaaatgtaaaacatCAATCCTCTAATTTGATCAAGATTGGCCGTTCTCTACCTGCTGTTGAGAAGCTGTATCTGGAGGGTTACTTTTTGGAG TTCTTGGCATTGGGCAATGTACCAAAGAGGCTTCCAATCCTGTTCAACAATCTCAAGGTTCTTCATTTAGATGAGATGGATTTCAGCAATTTGGATGAGATCTTATGTTCTCTTTGCTTGATTACAAGTTCCCCTAACTTAGAAGAACTTAGAGTCGTG GCATATGCTGGAGATATTGCCAGGGATGCAGTTGTAGAGTATTTTGGAACACAAAACTTGTCGCACCACTCTTTAAAGCGACTCCAGAAGGTGAAGATGgaagaaatttccaattttgagCCTGAACTAGAGTTTATAAAGTTTATATTGGCAAGTTCACCTTCACTTGAGGAAATGGAAGTTTTACGCAGCGAAGATACAGTGGATGAAGATGAGCGCAAAATGTGGAAAGAGCTGATGCGATTTCGTCGAGCTTCACCAAAAGCAGAAGTCATTTACTTACAATAA
- the LOC117910691 gene encoding F-box/FBD/LRR-repeat protein At1g13570-like isoform X2, with amino-acid sequence MDDAPKLDLISNLPLSIIESILVRLPIREAVRTSILSSKWRYRWSGITDLVFEDDLFLLNDKLKKFITQVLLLHAGPIHKFQITTSNLRICPDIDQWILFLSRNDVKEILLELGECEWFTVPSCLFSCQKLTRLELVRCELHPPPTFKGFLHLKILNLHQVSITCEAIQSLVSSCPLLECLSLSYFDSLALNISAPNLKYLVLEGEFKEICLENTPGLVSVTVAMYMSDDVVEHFEQSSSCNFIKFFGGAPHLERLIGHIYFTKGSSNTSVSPEVLDLDFWENECPLDCAFKCLKTVKMTDISGLPHEMRFIKFLLENSPILEIMSITPSVYAIEGRMHMVTELLEFRRVSPQAKIKFVLD; translated from the exons ATGGATGATGCTCCAAAACTAGATTTGATAAGTAATCTGCCTTTAAGCATTATAGAGAGCATCCTTGTCCGGTTGCCTATAAGGGAAGCCGTGAGAACAAGTATATTGTCAAGTAAATGGAGGTACAGATGGTCAGGAATTACAGATCTCGTATTCGAAGATGACCTATTTCTTCTCAATGACAAGCTCAAAAAGTTTATCACTCAGGTTCTCCTTCTTCATGCTGGACCAATTCACAAGTTTCAGATTACTACTTCCAACTTACGAATCTGTCCTGATATTGACCAATGGATTCTTTTCCTTTCAAGAAATGATGTTAAAGAAATCCTTCTTGAATTAGGAGAGTGTGAGTGGTTTACTGTTCCTTCTTGTCTGTTCTCTTGTCAAAAATTGACTCGCTTGGAGTTGGTTCGATGTGAATTACACCCACCCCCGACTTTTAAAGGATTCTTGCATTTGAAGATTCTCAATCTTCATCAAGTTTCAATTACCTGTGAAGCTATTCAAAGTCTTGTTTCTAGTTGCCCTCTCCTAGAGTGTTTGTCATTGTCGTATTTCGATAGTTTAGCTCTCAATATTTCTGCTCCAAATCTCAAATACTTGGTCCTAGAAGGCGAATTTAAAGAAATCTGTCTTGAAAATACCCCGGGTTTGGTTTCTGTAACTGTGGCTATGTATATGTCTGATGACGTTGTTGAACACTTTGAGCAAAGTTCGAGTtgcaattttatcaaattttttggCGGTGCACCTCATCTTGAACGGCTCATTGGGCACATATACTTTACAAAG GGTTCCTCGAACACATCAGTGTCACCAGAAGTACTCGATTTGGATTTTTGGGAGAATGAATGCCCTTTAGATTGTGCATTCAAATGCCTTAAAACTGTGAAGATGACAGACATTTCTGGTCTGCCACATGAGATGagatttatcaaatttttactTGAGAACTCACCAATCCTCGAGATAATGAGCATTACACCCTCTGTATATGCCATAGAAGGAAGGATGCATATGGTAACAGAGCTGCTGGAGTTCCGACGAGTTTCTCCCCaagcaaaaatcaaatttgttcTAGATTGA